The following coding sequences are from one Oryzisolibacter sp. LB2S window:
- a CDS encoding CaiB/BaiF CoA-transferase family protein — protein sequence MTDPSPHPASRGPLHGVRVIEFAGIGPGPFAGMMLADMGADVIVIDRADQAAAAARYPRAATNRGKRSVALDLKSEAGRDAAWALIASADALIEGFRPGVMERLGFGPEAAAARRPSLVYGRVTGWGQSGPLAQAAGHDINYVALTGVLSTSRREGQAPVVPPTIVGDMAGGAMFLAFGLVCALHEARASGKGQVVDAAMIDGVAAMSTLVHQMRFNGFWSDDARRNLFANSSPFYEVFECADREHITLGAIEPQFYAELLRRLGLDDVNPAGQYDHRSWPALKQRVAARIKSRSRAEWQALLEGTDVCFAPVLSLAEAAEHPHNAARGLFVDVEGQRQPAPAPRLSRTPARAPSLGARCGEHTDEVLAELGLDGEALARLRAQGACA from the coding sequence ATGACAGACCCCTCCCCCCATCCAGCTTCGCGCGGCCCCTTGCATGGTGTGCGCGTGATCGAGTTCGCCGGCATAGGCCCCGGACCGTTCGCCGGCATGATGCTGGCCGACATGGGTGCCGACGTGATCGTGATCGACCGCGCGGACCAGGCGGCCGCCGCCGCTCGCTACCCGCGCGCGGCCACGAACCGGGGCAAGCGCTCGGTGGCGCTGGATCTCAAGTCCGAGGCCGGGCGCGATGCCGCATGGGCGCTGATCGCATCGGCCGACGCGCTGATCGAGGGTTTTCGCCCCGGCGTGATGGAGCGCCTGGGCTTTGGCCCCGAGGCCGCGGCCGCGCGCCGGCCCAGCCTGGTCTATGGCCGCGTGACCGGCTGGGGCCAGAGCGGCCCGCTGGCACAGGCGGCCGGCCATGACATCAATTACGTGGCGCTGACCGGCGTGCTCTCCACCTCGCGCCGCGAAGGTCAGGCGCCCGTGGTACCCCCGACCATCGTCGGCGACATGGCGGGCGGCGCGATGTTTCTGGCCTTTGGTCTGGTCTGCGCCCTGCATGAGGCCAGGGCCTCGGGCAAGGGCCAGGTGGTGGATGCGGCCATGATCGACGGCGTGGCCGCCATGAGCACCCTGGTGCACCAGATGCGCTTCAACGGCTTCTGGAGCGACGACGCGCGGCGCAACCTGTTTGCCAACAGCTCGCCCTTCTACGAGGTGTTCGAATGTGCCGACCGCGAGCACATCACGCTGGGCGCGATCGAGCCGCAGTTCTATGCCGAGTTGCTCCGGCGCCTGGGCCTGGACGACGTGAACCCGGCCGGCCAGTACGACCATCGCAGCTGGCCCGCGCTCAAGCAGCGGGTCGCGGCGCGGATCAAGTCGCGCAGCCGCGCCGAATGGCAGGCACTGCTCGAGGGTACGGATGTCTGCTTCGCGCCCGTGCTGAGCCTGGCCGAGGCCGCCGAGCATCCGCACAACGCCGCGCGCGGCCTGTTCGTCGATGTTGAGGGCCAGCGCCAGCCGGCGCCCGCGCCGCGCCTGTCGCGCACCCCGGCCAGGGCGCCGTCGCTGGGCGCGCGCTGCGGCGAGCATACCGACGAGGTGCTGGCCGAACTCGGGCTGGACGGCGAGGCCCTGGCCCGCCTGCGGGCCCAGGGCGCCTGCGCCTGA
- a CDS encoding nuclear transport factor 2 family protein, with the protein MDIEQRIARLEALEAIRQLKHRYLNACDLKEVETIRDCFATGPITIDYGPLGIYHDRDSFIALYQSLACQPRVRDSHHGANPEIELIDADNARGRWALSYFNLDADTGATRRLGVMYHDAYRRIAGRWKIVATRSTILAEVVGQNG; encoded by the coding sequence ATGGACATCGAACAACGCATCGCGCGCCTGGAGGCCCTGGAGGCCATACGCCAGCTCAAGCATCGCTACCTGAACGCCTGCGACCTGAAAGAAGTCGAGACGATTCGCGACTGCTTTGCCACCGGCCCCATCACCATCGACTACGGCCCGCTGGGCATCTACCACGACCGCGACAGCTTCATCGCGCTCTACCAAAGCCTGGCCTGCCAGCCGCGCGTGCGCGATAGCCACCATGGGGCCAACCCCGAGATTGAGCTGATCGACGCCGACAACGCGCGCGGCCGCTGGGCCCTGTCCTACTTCAACCTGGACGCCGACACCGGCGCCACGCGCCGCCTGGGCGTGATGTACCACGACGCCTACCGCCGCATCGCCGGCCGGTGGAAGATCGTCGCCACGCGCTCGACCATCCTGGCCGAGGTCGTGGGCCAGAACGGCTGA
- a CDS encoding SDR family oxidoreductase, with the protein MGQVENKVALVTGGASGVGREVVLLMVREGARVVISDVNEAAGQALAAECGERAVFVRHDVTQEADWQAAVALAQQRFGALDILVNNAGILIPGNVETATLAQFQQLMQVNAASVFLGCHYGVAAMKERGGSIVNMASVSSWLPVENYLAYSASKAAVASITRGTALYCRNHGLAIRINSVHPDGIYTPMMQASAPGVPAKFLLYDPKNNPKGRATMPDKIAQVMVFLASDAASAINGAEIRADSAILGMGL; encoded by the coding sequence ATGGGACAAGTTGAGAACAAGGTCGCCCTGGTCACCGGTGGTGCCAGCGGCGTGGGTCGTGAAGTGGTGCTGCTCATGGTGCGTGAGGGCGCGCGCGTGGTCATCAGCGACGTGAACGAGGCCGCGGGCCAGGCGCTGGCCGCGGAGTGCGGCGAGCGCGCCGTCTTCGTGCGCCACGACGTGACGCAGGAGGCCGACTGGCAGGCCGCCGTCGCGCTCGCCCAGCAGCGCTTTGGCGCGCTCGACATATTGGTGAACAACGCCGGCATCCTGATCCCCGGCAATGTGGAGACGGCGACGCTGGCGCAGTTCCAGCAGCTCATGCAGGTCAACGCGGCCTCGGTGTTCCTCGGCTGCCACTACGGCGTGGCGGCGATGAAGGAGCGCGGGGGCAGCATCGTCAACATGGCCTCGGTCTCGTCGTGGCTTCCGGTCGAGAACTACCTCGCCTACAGCGCCTCCAAGGCCGCCGTGGCCTCGATCACGCGTGGCACGGCGCTGTATTGCCGGAACCATGGCCTGGCGATCCGCATCAACTCGGTGCACCCGGACGGCATCTACACCCCGATGATGCAGGCCAGCGCCCCGGGCGTGCCTGCCAAGTTCCTGCTGTACGACCCCAAGAACAACCCCAAGGGCCGCGCCACCATGCCCGACAAGATCGCGCAGGTCATGGTGTTCCTCGCCAGCGACGCGGCCAGCGCCATCAACGGCGCCGAGATCCGCGCCGACAGCGCCATCCTCGGCATGGGACTCTGA
- a CDS encoding SDR family NAD(P)-dependent oxidoreductase, which translates to MPFTPPGNAGGVAVVTGASRGVGQGIAQALGAAGMTVYVTGRSTREGERRLGDAPLHGTIHSSAAAVTAAGGRGIAVACDHGDDDQVAALFDRIAAEQGRIDILVNNALAIDDSLIAPGPFWQKPLAQAEMLNVGLRSHYVASYHAAPLLLAAGRDGGALVVFTSSFGAGCYMHGPAYGAQKAGCDKMAFDMAVDFEGQGVAALSLWLGVQRTERTEIAARARSDAYGDFMARSESPQFVGRTIHALWRDPQLAQRSGQTLIVAELAQEYGLRDEGERSPPSWREFLGAPRPFHPARVS; encoded by the coding sequence ATGCCATTCACCCCACCAGGCAATGCAGGCGGCGTCGCCGTCGTCACCGGCGCCAGCCGCGGCGTAGGCCAGGGCATTGCCCAGGCGCTGGGCGCCGCGGGCATGACGGTGTACGTGACCGGGCGCAGCACCCGTGAGGGCGAGCGCCGGCTCGGCGACGCGCCGCTGCACGGCACCATCCACAGCAGCGCCGCCGCCGTCACGGCAGCCGGCGGGCGCGGCATTGCCGTGGCCTGCGACCATGGCGACGACGACCAGGTAGCCGCCCTGTTCGACCGCATCGCCGCCGAGCAGGGGCGCATCGACATCCTTGTGAACAACGCCCTGGCGATCGACGACAGCCTGATCGCGCCCGGCCCGTTCTGGCAAAAACCCCTGGCCCAGGCAGAGATGCTCAACGTCGGCCTGCGCTCGCACTATGTCGCGAGCTACCACGCCGCGCCGCTCTTGCTGGCCGCGGGGCGCGATGGCGGCGCGCTCGTGGTGTTCACCTCGTCGTTCGGCGCGGGCTGCTACATGCACGGCCCGGCCTACGGCGCGCAAAAGGCCGGCTGCGACAAGATGGCCTTTGACATGGCCGTGGACTTCGAGGGCCAGGGCGTGGCCGCGCTGTCGCTGTGGCTGGGTGTGCAGCGCACCGAGCGCACCGAGATCGCCGCGCGCGCGCGCAGCGACGCCTATGGCGACTTCATGGCACGCAGCGAAAGCCCACAGTTCGTCGGCCGCACCATCCATGCGCTCTGGCGCGACCCGCAGCTCGCGCAGCGCAGCGGCCAGACGCTGATCGTGGCCGAGCTCGCGCAGGAATACGGCCTGCGCGACGAGGGCGAGCGCAGCCCGCCGAGCTGGCGCGAGTTCCTCGGCGCGCCCCGCCCCTTCCACCCCGCCCGCGTGAGCTGA
- a CDS encoding FadD3 family acyl-CoA ligase, translated as MSAPATLRPSSYRPEPHPAHLPPHLPALIRRAAAQHGAKAAIVDGDTTLSYAQLLQASEQVARSLIALGIAAGDRVALWAPNLHEWIVAACGVHAAGAILVPLNTRMKGAEAADILERSGARLLFSIGDFLNQYYPALLQNCRPATLAHVVVLRGTTRAGVSGPGDHAWADFLALGRDVPADAVQAREAALTPQSTADLMFTSGTTGRPKGVMAAHGPTIRAFDEWSRVVELGEDDRYLIVNPFFHTFGYKAGWVAAFVRGATVYPEQVFDADAVLGRIARDRISFLPGPPTLFLTMLAHPQLKSYDLSSLRSSVTGAATVPPVLIERMRGELGIANVTTAYGLTECGGCATLCEPSDSAETVASTCGHALPGTEVRCVDDQGRDVPAGEAGEVLLRGYHVMQGYFEDEAATREAIDADGWLHTGDVGVLDARGYLRITDRLKDMFIVGGFNCYPAEIERLLSAHPDIAQVAVVGVPDERMGEVGCACVITRSGQPMDPQALIAWARAHMANYKVPRHVLSFSQFPVNASNKVVKRELQQQARAQCQTSQTA; from the coding sequence ATGTCCGCGCCCGCCACCCTACGCCCGTCCTCCTACCGGCCCGAACCCCATCCCGCCCACCTGCCGCCGCACCTGCCGGCGCTGATCCGCCGCGCCGCGGCGCAGCATGGCGCCAAGGCCGCCATCGTCGATGGCGACACCACGCTGAGCTATGCCCAGCTGCTGCAGGCCAGCGAGCAGGTCGCGCGCAGCCTCATCGCCCTGGGCATTGCAGCCGGCGACCGCGTGGCGCTGTGGGCGCCCAACCTGCACGAGTGGATCGTCGCGGCCTGCGGCGTGCATGCGGCGGGCGCCATTCTGGTGCCGCTCAACACGCGCATGAAGGGGGCGGAGGCCGCCGACATCCTCGAGCGCAGCGGCGCGCGCCTGCTGTTCTCCATCGGCGACTTCCTGAACCAGTACTACCCCGCCCTGCTGCAGAACTGCCGGCCCGCGACCCTGGCCCATGTGGTGGTGCTGCGCGGCACGACGCGCGCGGGCGTCAGCGGCCCGGGTGACCACGCCTGGGCGGACTTCCTCGCGCTCGGCCGGGATGTGCCCGCCGACGCCGTGCAGGCACGCGAGGCGGCCCTGACGCCGCAAAGCACGGCCGACCTGATGTTCACCTCGGGCACGACGGGCCGCCCCAAGGGCGTGATGGCCGCGCATGGGCCCACCATCCGCGCGTTCGACGAATGGTCGCGCGTGGTCGAGCTCGGTGAGGACGATCGCTACCTCATCGTCAACCCGTTCTTTCACACCTTTGGCTACAAGGCAGGCTGGGTCGCGGCCTTTGTGCGCGGCGCCACGGTCTACCCCGAGCAGGTGTTCGACGCCGACGCCGTGCTCGGCCGCATCGCGCGCGACCGCATCAGCTTTCTGCCCGGCCCGCCCACGCTGTTCCTGACCATGCTGGCCCACCCCCAGCTCAAGAGCTACGACCTGTCCTCGCTGCGCTCCTCGGTCACGGGCGCGGCCACCGTGCCGCCCGTGCTCATCGAGCGCATGCGCGGCGAGCTCGGCATCGCCAACGTCACCACCGCCTACGGCCTCACGGAATGCGGCGGCTGCGCCACGCTGTGCGAGCCCAGCGACAGCGCCGAGACCGTGGCCAGCACCTGTGGCCACGCCCTGCCCGGCACCGAGGTGCGCTGCGTCGACGACCAGGGCCGCGACGTACCCGCGGGCGAGGCCGGTGAGGTGCTGCTGCGCGGCTACCACGTGATGCAGGGCTACTTCGAGGACGAGGCCGCCACGCGCGAGGCCATAGACGCGGACGGCTGGCTGCACACGGGCGACGTGGGCGTGCTGGACGCGCGCGGCTACCTGCGCATCACCGACCGGCTCAAGGACATGTTCATCGTCGGCGGCTTCAACTGCTACCCGGCGGAGATAGAGCGCCTGCTCTCGGCCCACCCCGACATCGCCCAGGTGGCCGTGGTCGGCGTGCCCGACGAGCGCATGGGCGAGGTCGGCTGCGCCTGCGTCATCACGCGCAGCGGCCAGCCCATGGACCCGCAGGCCCTGATCGCCTGGGCGCGCGCCCACATGGCCAACTACAAGGTCCCGCGCCATGTGCTGAGCTTTTCGCAGTTCCCGGTCAACGCCTCGAACAAGGTGGTCAAGCGCGAGCTGCAGCAGCAGGCACGCGCGCAATGCCAGACCAGCCAGACCGCGTAG
- a CDS encoding 3-hydroxyacyl-CoA dehydrogenase NAD-binding domain-containing protein produces MIRYAVDADGIATLTIDYPGKTMNVIDQAFMDSLSACIDRITADAGVKGAIVTSGKDAFVAGADLITMEQNIDSMADIPADELFDKCASLSRLLRRMETCGKPFAAAINGVAMGGGLEICLACHYRVASDAPGLMLGLPEVQVGLLPGAGGTQRLMRLLGIMGAIPYLMEGKHASAAKAKELGIIHAVAPAGELLATAKKWLLESPNCVQPWDAKGFRIPGGNALDPRVAPSFVVGNAMVQANTYHNLPAPHAIQSCLYEGSLLPMDKALRIESKYLSTLTRSQVSRAMVRTLFVSKTKAEKGLHRPAGLAPFRCRKLGMIGAGMMGGGIALNAAQRGIDVVLIDRDQESAARGKGYAEKALRRLVEKGRSTQEKADAILARITPTTDYELLRDADMVVEAVFEDRAVKAEVTKKLDAVLPEQCVLASNTSAIPITLLAQASSRPERFIGLHFFSPADRMPLVEVIRGRKTSDATLAQALDFIAQLRKTPIVVNDHQGFFTSRFIGAFVDDAIGMVAEGITPALIENCARHAGMPVGPLAITDELSIELAVHAGQAQARDFPETYKAGRSVPVLKRLYDLGRLGKKVGKGFYEYDEAGKRIWKGLAEIYPLAAQQPDPHDLKQRILYVQAVEAARAMEDGVLLNPADGDVGSILGVGFPAYTGGPFCFIDGIGLPAFVAEADRLADLFGEQLRPPQLLRDMAAKGQTFYGRMARA; encoded by the coding sequence ATCATCCGCTACGCCGTCGACGCCGACGGCATCGCCACGCTCACCATCGACTATCCGGGCAAGACCATGAACGTCATCGACCAGGCGTTCATGGACAGCCTGTCGGCCTGCATAGACCGCATCACGGCCGACGCAGGCGTCAAGGGCGCCATCGTGACCTCGGGCAAGGACGCCTTCGTCGCCGGCGCCGACCTGATCACCATGGAGCAGAACATCGACAGCATGGCCGACATCCCGGCCGACGAGCTGTTCGACAAATGTGCCTCCCTCTCCCGCCTGCTGCGCCGCATGGAGACCTGCGGCAAGCCCTTCGCCGCCGCCATCAACGGCGTGGCCATGGGCGGCGGCCTGGAGATCTGCCTGGCCTGCCACTACCGCGTGGCCTCCGACGCGCCCGGCCTGATGCTGGGCCTGCCCGAGGTGCAGGTCGGCCTGCTGCCGGGCGCCGGCGGCACGCAGCGCCTGATGCGCCTGCTCGGCATCATGGGCGCCATACCCTACCTCATGGAGGGCAAGCACGCCAGCGCCGCCAAGGCCAAGGAGCTCGGCATCATCCACGCCGTGGCGCCAGCCGGCGAGCTGCTGGCCACGGCCAAAAAGTGGCTGCTCGAGTCGCCCAACTGCGTCCAGCCCTGGGATGCCAAGGGCTTCCGGATTCCCGGCGGCAACGCGCTCGACCCGCGCGTGGCGCCGAGCTTCGTGGTCGGCAACGCCATGGTGCAGGCCAACACCTACCACAACCTGCCGGCACCGCACGCCATCCAGAGCTGCCTGTACGAGGGCAGCCTGCTGCCCATGGACAAGGCCCTGCGCATCGAGAGCAAATACCTGTCCACCCTCACGCGCAGCCAGGTCTCGCGCGCCATGGTGCGCACGCTGTTCGTCAGCAAGACCAAGGCCGAGAAGGGTCTGCACCGCCCCGCCGGCCTTGCCCCCTTCCGCTGCCGCAAGCTCGGCATGATAGGCGCCGGCATGATGGGCGGCGGCATCGCGCTCAACGCCGCGCAGCGCGGCATCGATGTGGTGCTGATCGACCGTGACCAGGAGAGCGCCGCGCGGGGCAAAGGCTATGCCGAGAAGGCGCTCCGGCGCCTCGTCGAGAAGGGCCGCTCCACGCAGGAAAAGGCCGACGCCATCCTCGCGCGCATCACCCCGACCACCGACTACGAGCTGCTGCGCGACGCCGACATGGTGGTCGAGGCCGTGTTCGAGGACCGCGCCGTCAAGGCCGAGGTCACGAAGAAGCTCGACGCCGTGCTGCCCGAGCAATGCGTGCTGGCCAGCAACACCTCGGCCATACCGATCACGCTGCTGGCCCAGGCCAGCAGCCGGCCCGAGCGCTTCATCGGCCTGCATTTCTTCTCGCCCGCGGACCGCATGCCGCTGGTCGAGGTGATCCGCGGCCGCAAGACCTCGGACGCCACCCTGGCGCAGGCGCTGGACTTCATCGCCCAGCTCAGGAAGACCCCCATCGTGGTCAACGACCACCAGGGCTTTTTCACGAGCCGCTTCATTGGCGCCTTCGTCGACGACGCCATCGGCATGGTGGCCGAGGGCATCACCCCGGCGCTCATCGAGAACTGCGCCAGGCACGCGGGCATGCCCGTGGGGCCACTGGCCATCACCGACGAGCTGTCCATCGAGCTGGCCGTGCACGCCGGCCAGGCGCAGGCGCGCGACTTCCCCGAGACCTACAAGGCGGGGCGCTCGGTACCTGTGCTCAAGCGGCTGTACGACCTGGGCCGGCTGGGCAAGAAGGTCGGCAAGGGCTTCTACGAGTACGACGAGGCCGGCAAGCGCATCTGGAAGGGCCTGGCCGAGATCTACCCGCTGGCCGCACAGCAGCCCGATCCCCACGACCTGAAGCAGCGCATTCTCTATGTGCAGGCCGTGGAGGCGGCGCGCGCCATGGAGGACGGCGTGCTGCTCAACCCCGCCGACGGCGACGTGGGCTCCATCCTGGGCGTGGGCTTCCCGGCCTACACCGGCGGCCCGTTCTGCTTCATCGACGGCATAGGCCTGCCGGCCTTCGTCGCCGAGGCCGACCGCCTGGCCGACCTGTTCGGCGAACAGCTGCGCCCGCCACAGCTGCTGCGCGACATGGCCGCCAAGGGCCAGACCTTCTACGGCCGCATGGCACGCGCCTGA
- a CDS encoding ferredoxin--NADP reductase, whose product MTTTPSRYHALTVQAVVEETPDTKSLVFAVPPELAQAFRYRPGQFLTLRLPVGGHWLPRCYSMSSAPGVDEAPRVTIKRVQDGRGSNWVCDNVRVGDSIEVMPPAGVFTPKALDGDFLLLAGGSGITPVFSILRSALQGGSGRITLLYANRDERSVIFKNELNALAAAYPTRLTVIHWLDSVQGVPSVAQLAELARHSRGAQAFICGPGPYMDAAVAALQAVEMPQERIHVERFASLPEEADAGAPAPAAAPVPDAVDEAEVELRLDGQTYHLRCAGTETLLDAALRAGINAPYSCQAGMCASCMCQVKEGSVHLRHNEALDKKDLAKAWTLACQSVPTSKKLRIQFPE is encoded by the coding sequence ATGACCACCACCCCCTCGCGCTATCACGCCCTCACGGTGCAGGCCGTGGTGGAGGAAACGCCGGATACCAAATCCCTGGTGTTTGCCGTGCCGCCCGAGCTCGCGCAGGCCTTCCGCTACAGGCCGGGCCAGTTCCTCACGCTGCGCCTGCCCGTGGGCGGACACTGGCTGCCGCGCTGCTACTCCATGTCCAGCGCGCCGGGGGTGGACGAGGCGCCGCGTGTGACCATCAAGCGCGTGCAGGACGGGCGCGGTTCCAACTGGGTCTGCGACAACGTGCGCGTGGGCGACAGCATCGAGGTCATGCCCCCTGCGGGCGTGTTCACGCCCAAGGCACTCGACGGCGACTTTCTGCTGCTCGCCGGTGGCAGCGGCATCACGCCGGTGTTCTCCATCCTGCGCAGCGCGCTGCAGGGCGGCAGCGGACGCATCACGCTGCTCTACGCCAACCGCGATGAGCGCTCGGTGATTTTCAAGAACGAGCTCAACGCCCTGGCCGCGGCCTACCCCACGCGCCTGACCGTGATCCACTGGCTCGACTCGGTGCAGGGCGTGCCCTCGGTGGCGCAGCTGGCCGAGCTCGCGCGCCACAGCCGCGGCGCACAGGCCTTCATCTGCGGCCCCGGCCCCTATATGGACGCCGCCGTGGCCGCGCTGCAGGCCGTGGAGATGCCGCAGGAGCGCATCCACGTGGAGCGCTTTGCCTCCCTGCCCGAGGAGGCCGACGCCGGCGCACCGGCACCTGCCGCCGCGCCCGTACCCGACGCGGTGGACGAGGCCGAGGTCGAGCTGCGCCTCGATGGCCAGACCTACCACCTGCGCTGCGCCGGCACCGAGACCCTGCTCGACGCCGCGCTGCGCGCCGGCATCAACGCGCCCTATTCCTGCCAGGCCGGCATGTGTGCCTCATGCATGTGCCAGGTCAAGGAGGGCAGCGTGCACCTGCGCCACAACGAGGCCCTGGACAAGAAGGACCTGGCCAAGGCCTGGACCCTGGCCTGCCAGTCCGTGCCCACCAGCAAGAAGCTGCGTATCCAGTTCCCCGAATAA
- a CDS encoding SDR family oxidoreductase has translation MRLHDRVALITGAAAGIGAGVARRFAREGASLWLCDIDGAACAALADALHHSHGVAVQTSACDVTVQDQVLATVQAAIAHFGRVDILVNNAWGRRPGQRGYAAVQDLQTEDVDWAMDMAPKAALWAMQAVQPGMRARGWGRIINMCSLNGVNAHPYTGDYNMAKEALRTLTRTAAREWAADGICCNAICPGAATEAYRQFAKANPDNAAQLLRLNPMGRMGDPENDIGSVALFLASDDCRYLTGNTLFVDGGSHINGVPWLPQTKA, from the coding sequence ATGCGATTGCACGACAGAGTGGCCCTGATCACCGGCGCCGCGGCCGGCATAGGCGCCGGAGTGGCGCGGCGCTTTGCGCGCGAGGGCGCGAGCCTGTGGCTGTGCGACATCGACGGCGCCGCCTGCGCGGCGCTGGCCGACGCGCTGCACCACAGCCATGGCGTGGCGGTGCAGACCAGCGCCTGCGACGTGACCGTCCAGGACCAGGTGCTGGCCACGGTGCAGGCCGCCATTGCCCACTTTGGCCGCGTTGACATCCTGGTCAACAACGCCTGGGGTCGGCGCCCCGGCCAGCGCGGCTATGCCGCGGTGCAGGACCTGCAGACCGAGGACGTCGACTGGGCCATGGACATGGCGCCCAAGGCCGCACTGTGGGCCATGCAGGCCGTCCAGCCCGGCATGCGCGCGCGCGGCTGGGGGCGCATCATCAACATGTGCTCGCTCAACGGCGTCAACGCCCACCCCTACACGGGTGACTACAACATGGCCAAGGAGGCGCTGCGCACGCTCACGCGCACGGCGGCGCGCGAATGGGCGGCCGACGGCATCTGCTGCAACGCCATCTGCCCCGGCGCCGCGACCGAGGCCTACCGCCAGTTCGCCAAGGCCAACCCCGACAACGCCGCCCAGCTGCTGCGCCTGAACCCCATGGGCCGCATGGGCGACCCCGAGAACGACATCGGCAGCGTGGCGCTGTTCCTGGCCAGCGACGATTGCCGCTACCTCACGGGCAACACCTTGTTCGTCGATGGCGGCAGCCACATCAACGGCGTGCCCTGGCTGCCCCAGACCAAGGCGTGA
- a CDS encoding acetyl-CoA C-acetyltransferase — protein METYIFDHVRTPRGKGKPDGSLHEVTPVWLASRPLVALRERNGLDTAAVDDVVLGCVVPVGEQGGNIARMAVLQADYDQCVPALQLNRYCGSGLEAVAFAAAKVMGGQADLTIGGGIEMMSRVPMGADGGAWAQDPQMAFKTRFVMQGISADLLAALRGHSRADVDAYAAESHRRAAQAWAEGRFDRSVVPVKDFLGLTLLERDETVRPQTSAESLAELKPAFTEMGEKYGYDSVAMQRYPQVEKIQHIHHAGNSSGIVDGAAAVLVGNAEAGRRMGIKPRARIVSFAAIGSEPTLMLDGPSHAARKALARAGMQPSDIDLWELNEAFATVVLTMMEELHIPHERMNVNGGAIAMGHPLGATGAMILGTVLDELERTGKKTALVSLCVAAGMGSAMIIERV, from the coding sequence ATGGAAACCTACATTTTTGACCATGTGCGCACCCCGCGCGGCAAGGGCAAGCCCGACGGCAGCCTGCATGAAGTGACGCCCGTGTGGCTGGCCAGCCGGCCGCTGGTGGCGCTGCGCGAGCGCAATGGCCTGGACACGGCCGCTGTCGACGACGTGGTGCTGGGCTGCGTCGTGCCCGTGGGCGAGCAAGGCGGCAACATCGCCCGCATGGCCGTGCTGCAGGCCGACTATGACCAGTGCGTGCCGGCGCTGCAGCTCAATCGCTACTGCGGCTCGGGACTGGAGGCCGTGGCGTTTGCCGCCGCCAAGGTCATGGGCGGCCAGGCCGATCTGACCATAGGCGGCGGCATAGAGATGATGTCGCGCGTGCCCATGGGCGCCGACGGCGGCGCCTGGGCGCAGGACCCGCAGATGGCGTTCAAGACCCGCTTCGTGATGCAGGGCATCTCGGCCGACCTGCTCGCCGCGCTGCGCGGCCACAGCCGCGCCGACGTCGATGCCTACGCCGCCGAAAGCCACCGCCGCGCCGCCCAGGCCTGGGCCGAGGGGCGCTTCGACCGCTCGGTCGTGCCGGTCAAGGACTTCCTGGGCCTCACACTGCTCGAGCGCGACGAGACCGTGCGCCCGCAGACCAGCGCCGAATCGCTGGCCGAGCTCAAGCCCGCGTTCACCGAGATGGGCGAGAAATACGGCTACGACAGCGTGGCCATGCAGCGCTACCCGCAGGTCGAGAAGATCCAGCACATTCACCACGCGGGCAACAGCTCGGGCATCGTCGACGGCGCCGCCGCCGTGCTCGTGGGCAATGCCGAGGCCGGGCGCCGCATGGGCATCAAGCCGCGCGCGCGCATCGTCTCCTTCGCCGCCATCGGCTCCGAGCCCACGCTGATGCTCGACGGCCCGAGCCACGCGGCGCGCAAGGCGCTGGCGCGCGCCGGCATGCAGCCCTCCGACATCGACCTGTGGGAGCTCAACGAGGCCTTCGCCACCGTGGTGCTGACCATGATGGAAGAGCTGCACATTCCGCACGAGCGCATGAACGTCAACGGCGGCGCCATCGCCATGGGCCACCCGCTGGGCGCGACCGGCGCCATGATTCTGGGCACGGTCCTGGACGAGCTCGAGCGCACCGGCAAGAAGACCGCGCTCGTGTCCCTGTGCGTGGCCGCGGGCATGGGCTCGGCCATGATCATCGAACGCGTCTGA